In Gossypium raimondii isolate GPD5lz chromosome 12, ASM2569854v1, whole genome shotgun sequence, a single window of DNA contains:
- the LOC105763571 gene encoding probable methyltransferase PMT26, whose product MALGKYSRVDNNNNNNNRKSSSSYCSTVTIVVFVGLCLVGIWMLTSSSVVPVQTGNGSAEEKKNQVEDQVTPVSSDNNDSSNTSDFEDNRGDLPDDATKGDANVSLAENDGKGNLNTQENQDNTEETKMAESKKDDEQSASEGGEKSGDNSGGQGDSLENSDDKKSDSDENDKKSEENNEKSDLDDGDKKQDESSSETNGDQADNQIEEMVDQNDNKELEKSPDEPKDDGQLKNQSSNEVFPSGAQSELLNETVTQTGSFSTQATESKVEKETQLSSKKYSWKLCNSTAGPDYIPCLDNLEAIRHLPSTKHYEHRERHCPEEPPTCLVPLPEGYKRPIEWPKSREKIWYYNVPHTKLAQIKGHQNWVKVTGEYLTFPGGGTQFKHGALHYIDFIEESVPDVAWGKRSRVVLDVGCGVASFGGFLFDRSVVAMSFAPKDEHEAQVQFALERGIPAVSAVMGTKRLPYPGRVFDIVHCARCRVPWHIEGGKLLLELNRVLRPGGFFLWSATPIYQDKTEDVEIWEAMVELTKSMCWELVNKTSKDAVNGVAVAAFRKPTSNDCYEQRSKQEPPVCPESDDPNAAWNVPLQTCMHKVPVDASERGSQWPDRWPERLEKAPYWLSSQVGVYGKAAPEDFAADNEHWKRVVTKSYLNGMGISWSSVRNVMDMNAVYGGFAAALKDLSLWVMNVVPIDSPDTLPIIYERGLFGMYHDWCESFSTYPRSYDLLHADHLFSKLNKRCNLVAIVAEVDRILRPEGKLIVRDNVETINELENMLKSMQWEVRMTYSKDKEGLLCVQKSMWRPKEVETIKYAIA is encoded by the exons ATGGCGTTAGGGAAATATAGTAGagtagataataataataataataataataggaagTCGTCTTCGAGTTATTGTTCCACTGTCACTATTGTGGTTTTCGTGGGATTATGTTTAGTTGGGATTTGGATGTTGACATCGTCCTCGGTTGTCCCTGTTCAAACCGGGAACGGATCGgctgaggaaaagaaaaatcaggTTGAAGATCAGGTTACACCGGTATCCAGTGATAACAATGACAGCAGTAACACCTCAGACTTTGAAGATAACCGCGGGGATTTACCTGATGATGCCACCAAAGGGGACGCGAACGTGAGTTTAGCTGAAAATGATGGTAAAGGTAACTTGAATACACAAGAAAATCAGGATAATACTGAAGAGACTAAAATGGCTGAGTCTAAGAAGGATGATGAGCAGTCAGCTTCAGAAGGTGGAGAGAAAAGTGGTGACAACTCGGGTGGACAAGGGGATTCCCTAGAGAATTCTGATGACAAGAAATCTGATTCCGATGAGAATGACAAGAAATCTGAAGAGAACAATGAGAAATCTGATCTTGATGATGGTGACAAGAAGCAAGATGAAAGCTCCTCTGAAACTAATGGAGATCAGGCGGATAATCAGATAGAAGAGATGGTTGATCAAAATGATAATAAGGAGTTGGAAAAAAGCCCTGATGAACCAAAAGATGATGGTCAGCTGAAAAACCAGAGCTCAAATGAAGTTTTCCCATCTGGTGCTCAATCTGAACTTTTGAATGAAACCGTGACCCAAACTGGATCGTTCTCTACTCAGGCGACAGAATCAAAGGTTGAAAAGGAAACTCAGTTATCATCCAAGAAATATAGTTGGAAGCTGTGCAATTCCACTGCGGGGCCTGATTATATCCCATGCCTTGACAATTTGGAAGCAATCAGGCATCTTCCTTCTACTAAACATTATGAACATCGAGAGAGGCACTGTCCAGAAGAACCACCAACCTGCCTTGTTCCTCTTCCTGAAGGATATAAGCGTCCAATTGAGTGGCCAAAAAGCAGGGAAAAG ATTTGGTACTACAATGTTCCCCATACCAAATTGGCACAAATTAAGGGGCATCAGAATTGGGTGAAAGTTACTGGAGAATACCTCACATTTCCTGGTGGTGGAACCCAGTTTAAGCACGGTGCGCTTCATTATATCGACTTCATAGAAGAG TCTGTGCCTGATGTAGCTTGGGGAAAACGGTCTCGCGTAGTATTGGATGTTGGATGTGGGGTTGCCAGCTTTGGAGGTTTTCTTTTTGACAGAAGTGTTGTTGCCATGTCCTTTGCACCAAAAGATGAACATGAAGCTCAAGTACAATTTGCACTTGAAAGGGGAATTCCTGCTGTGTCTGCTGTGATGGGTACTAAGAGACTTCCCTACCCTGGCAGAGTATTTGATATTGTTCATTGTGCACGATGTAGAGTTCCATGGCACATAGAAG GTGGTAAACTCCTCTTGGAGCTGAACCGTGTCCTGCGACCTGGTGGTTTCTTTCTGTGGTCTGCTACTCCAATTTATCAGGACAAGACTGAAGATGTTGAAATCTGGGAAG CTATGGTTGAACTAACAAAATCAATGTGCTGGGAGCTTGTAAACAAAACTAGTAAGGATGCAGTAAATGGGGTGGCTGTAGCAGCATTTAGGAAGCCTACTTCTAACGACTGCTACGAGCAACGGTCAAAACAAGAGCCTCCAGTCTGTCCTGAGTCTGATGATCCAAATGCGGCATG GAATGTGCCCCTGCAAACTTGCATGCACAAAGTGCCAGTAGATGCTTCAGAACGTGGGTCTCAGTGGCCTGATCGATGGCCAGAAAGGTTGGAAAAAGCACCTTATTGGTTGAGTTCCCAAGTTGGAGTTTATGGCAAAGCAGCACCAGAGGATTTTGCTGCAGACAATGAGCACTGGAAACGGGTGGTAACTAAGTCATACCTAAATGGGATGGGAATAAGCTGGTCATCTGTCAGAAATGTCATGGACATGAATGCTGTTTATGGAGG ATTTGCTGCTGCACTAAAAGATTTGAGTTTATGGGTCATGAATGTGGTCCCAATTGACTCTCCAGATACACTTCCCATAATATATGAAAGAGGTCTATTTGGCATGTATCATGATTGGTGTGAATCCTTTAGCACCTATCCAAGGTCTTACGATCTTCTCCATGCCGACCATCTATTCTCAAAGCTTAACAAGAG GTGTAATTTGGTGGCCATTGTTGCGGAGGTTGACAGAATACTAAGACCAGAAGGGAAACTTATTGTTCGAGACAACGTTGAGACCATTAACGAGCTAGAGAATATGTTAAAGTCTATGCAGTGGGAAGTGCGTATGACATACTCGAAGGACAAGGAAGGCCTGCTCTGCGTCCAGAAATCCATGTGGCGACCTAAGGAGGTAGAGACGATCAAATATGCCATTGCTTAG